Genomic segment of Campylobacter helveticus:
GTGTCAATAAAGAGTTTTTTAAACTAATTGCATAAGATGAGCCATTTGCACCTGTCATTTCAAATTCTATTTTATTGTCGTTTTCTTTAAATGCTTTATAGAAATTAGTATCAGTAAGTTTTCGCGAACTTAGATAAAAAACCCCTCTATTTTCATTCATCGTTACATAACCCTCTGCCAAATCATTGACGCTCACGGCAGAGATATCTTGTTTATTAATAATCTCTAATGTATTAGAATCAACACTGTTAGCTTTAATATTTTTAATCAAAGGCTCATCAATACTAGAATTTTGTAATACTTTAATCGTCTTTTGAAATTCTCCAGCATTAATATTATTATTATCCTTTAAAACTTCAAGCAAACGGTAAGTTGTGGTGCTTTTATCTTCTCCCTTTTCAAAGGAAAGCTTATAAACGAGCCTTGGAGCATTAATAATTACAGAGCTGCCCATAAGGCTTTCGCCTTTTTTATCTAAGTGATGAAGTAATAAAATTGCCTGATTGTTTGATTTTGCTATATCGGTTAAAATATTAAAGAAATTTTGCACATCATTTTGATTATTTTGGTCTTTGAAGCCTAAAATTGAAAAAAATGCACTAAAAGTATCAAGAACAATCAAATCACAATCTGCTAACTCATTAAGCTCTTCTTTCAAACTGCTTATAGGCTCTTTATTAATTTTTGGAAGCTCATTAGAAAATTCAAGCTCCGCAGTATTAAAAGGATAGAAATTTTCTACATTTTTAATGCGCTCTAAAATCGCTTGATTTTTATCTTCTATGCTCCAAAAAAAAGGCTTTAAACCGTCATTAATTGCATTAGCACATACTTTTAAAGCTAAAAAAGATTTTCCCACTTCACTATTGCCACTTAATACAGCTACAGAACCTCTCTCTAGCTTAATAGTATCTTCACAAAGCACAGAAACATTTTCATCGCTAAAAATCCCCAGTGTAATGGTATCAATAGTATTGCGTTTTGGCATATAATTTCTCCCTTCTACCCAAGTAAATTGACTTAAATGTAAGGACTTTTCTTAAAAACACGCAAATTATACCAAACTATTACATCTATGTCAATAAATAAACTACATATCAATCATAAAAAACAAAATTGACTTAAATGTAAGTATCTATTACATCTATGTCAATAAAAAACCGAAATAAAGAGCTTCCAATTATGAATAAATTGACTTAAATGTAATGGTTTTTGACTTAAATGTAATGGTTTTTGACATCTTTGCGAAATAAGTATATAGAAAAATAGAGCTTCCAAAACAAAATTGACTTAAATGTAAGGACTTCTAAATTTTCAAATTTATTAAATTTATAAAAATAAATTTAATAAATAATCCATCTTGCCTAATACTATGAAATGCTAAAAAATCTTACGATTTTTGAGCTTTTACATTAAAAGCAATGTTTTGCTAATCGCAAAACGCTTTTTTAAAACTCCAAAAAAGAAGTGAAAACATTTTGAGCTAGAGATAAATAGAGTATAGCTTGTTGCTTTTCTTTTTCTGCAGACTTAAAAATTTTTAAAGAAATAAATTTTCAAATTTTAAAAAAGTTTGATTTGTTTTTAAGTTTGTTAGCTTGTTCTCATAAGGAATTGTATTGTTTTAAATTCTAACTTAGAGTTTAATTTTTATTCTTATTTGCCGTTAATTTTGTTTTTAGAGAGATTTTTTAATAGGCGGAGCAGAAAGAAAAATTTATTATTTTAACTCACTCATCTTTTCTTTTATTATCTTTGCTCCATATCTCACAACTATGTCATTAAAATCGCTTAAACCTTCTTTAGCTTCACTTTCATCTAAGTTTGGATAGAACACTTTAATATCTTCATATTTTTCTTTAATCGCTTTAGCAGTGTTTAATCCTACATTATTGATATTTTTTAAATCATTATCCGCATAAAGAATAATAGGTGTAAAGGGATAATTTAGTTTTAACACTTCAATTACGCTAATTAAATTCCCTGCGTCTATTGCCATAATTACAGCTTTATTTAAATATTCTTGTAAAGATATAGCCGTAGCAAATCCCTCACAAATTAAAAACTCATTTTGTTTTTCTAAAGAAACTTGAGTA
This window contains:
- a CDS encoding AAA family ATPase, with the translated sequence MPKRNTIDTITLGIFSDENVSVLCEDTIKLERGSVAVLSGNSEVGKSFLALKVCANAINDGLKPFFWSIEDKNQAILERIKNVENFYPFNTAELEFSNELPKINKEPISSLKEELNELADCDLIVLDTFSAFFSILGFKDQNNQNDVQNFFNILTDIAKSNNQAILLLHHLDKKGESLMGSSVIINAPRLVYKLSFEKGEDKSTTTYRLLEVLKDNNNINAGEFQKTIKVLQNSSIDEPLIKNIKANSVDSNTLEIINKQDISAVSVNDLAEGYVTMNENRGVFYLSSRKLTDTNFYKAFKENDNKIEFEMTGANGSSYAISLKNSLLTQTHRNILDALFLYIKKNVDTNVIKKYQENFWDMEVRLEPYKFLKQYLNKTSNNYSWLKQKFTEISRFAYDLAFTQNVEGGDKKTIAQRDKGILMFDSVERITKDNGTIISVFVLTVRREYIKKLETESTLSYDDDLSKILINLNSLVAQDLIRFLTSFPDKKILSYSEFCEIKAYKFYKENSIISKQKKEIIKLKDKFIEFGINIYGKNVEFADYDDEFFYNKYKNENDLFFVYQSNNRVKRYIKRSDPMNQLNTKNNKFLLPKSLFD